In Arthrobacter sp. B3I4, the following proteins share a genomic window:
- the prcA gene encoding proteasome subunit alpha, with product MTQQFYVSPEQLMKDRADFARKGIARGRSVVVISCRDGIALVAENPSPSLHKIGEIYDKIAFAAVGKYNEFESLRQAGVRYADVRGYSYDREDVTARGLASVYAQSLGAVFTAEQKPFEVELAVAEVGPGPKTDHLYRLTFDGSIADEQEFIVMGGQADKVSEAVADGWRGDLDFAGAVRLALAGLVADKETATLPVSAVEVAVLDRGSESSRGTRRAFRRLDDADVAALLAEES from the coding sequence ATGACCCAGCAGTTCTATGTCTCTCCCGAACAGCTGATGAAGGACCGGGCGGACTTCGCCCGGAAAGGAATTGCCCGCGGCCGCTCAGTGGTGGTGATCAGCTGCCGGGACGGGATTGCCCTGGTGGCCGAGAACCCGTCGCCCTCGCTGCACAAAATCGGTGAGATCTACGACAAGATTGCTTTCGCGGCCGTCGGGAAATACAACGAATTTGAAAGCCTCCGCCAGGCCGGGGTGCGGTACGCCGATGTCCGCGGCTACTCCTACGACCGTGAGGACGTCACCGCCCGGGGCCTGGCCAGCGTCTACGCACAAAGTCTGGGAGCAGTGTTCACGGCCGAACAGAAACCGTTCGAGGTCGAACTGGCAGTCGCTGAAGTGGGTCCCGGCCCGAAAACGGACCACCTCTACCGGCTCACCTTTGACGGTTCCATCGCGGACGAACAGGAATTCATTGTGATGGGCGGCCAGGCCGACAAGGTCTCCGAAGCCGTCGCCGACGGCTGGCGCGGTGACCTTGATTTTGCCGGGGCGGTCCGGCTGGCCCTGGCCGGCCTGGTCGCCGACAAGGAGACCGCTACGCTGCCCGTGTCGGCCGTTGAAGTCGCCGTGCTGGACCGCGGCTCGGAAAGCAGCCGCGGCACGCGGCGGGCGTTCCGCCGGCTCGACGACGCCGACGTAGCGGCATTGCTGGCTGAGGAGAGTTGA
- the prcB gene encoding proteasome subunit beta, with translation MQETSANQVAANATSSFTEHLQRSRPELLPYNALQPGAGGGPGTGAGTPVPPTPHATTIVALAYAGGVLMAGDRRATMGNIIASRHIEKVFPADQYSVLGIAGTAGVALDITRLFQVELEHYEKIEGTQLSLDGKANRLGAMIRGNLPMAMQGLAVIPLFAGFDRATGTGRLFSYDVTGGRYEEQEHHTVGSGSMFARGALKKLWRPNLSEAEAVRVAVEALYDAADDDSATGGPDPVRQLWPVVYTVSRAGAARVPELELAGVAGAIIEARAAAQREA, from the coding sequence GTGCAGGAAACATCAGCCAACCAGGTAGCGGCGAACGCGACGTCATCCTTCACCGAGCACCTGCAACGCTCACGGCCCGAACTGTTGCCCTACAACGCCCTGCAGCCCGGCGCAGGCGGCGGTCCCGGCACCGGTGCAGGAACCCCGGTGCCACCGACGCCGCACGCCACCACCATCGTCGCACTGGCCTACGCCGGGGGAGTACTGATGGCCGGTGACCGGCGCGCAACCATGGGCAACATCATTGCCAGCCGGCATATCGAGAAGGTGTTTCCCGCAGACCAGTACTCCGTCCTGGGGATCGCCGGGACTGCCGGCGTAGCGCTGGACATCACCCGGCTGTTCCAGGTCGAACTGGAACACTACGAAAAAATCGAAGGCACCCAGCTGAGCCTGGACGGCAAGGCCAACCGGCTCGGCGCCATGATCCGCGGCAACCTGCCCATGGCGATGCAGGGCCTCGCCGTGATCCCGCTGTTCGCAGGCTTCGACCGGGCCACCGGCACCGGCAGGCTGTTCTCCTACGACGTCACCGGCGGCCGCTACGAGGAACAGGAGCACCACACGGTCGGCTCGGGCTCCATGTTCGCCCGTGGTGCGCTGAAAAAGCTGTGGAGGCCCAACCTCTCCGAAGCGGAGGCCGTCCGGGTGGCGGTTGAAGCGCTGTACGACGCCGCCGACGACGACTCCGCCACCGGCGGCCCGGACCCGGTCCGGCAATTGTGGCCCGTGGTCTACACGGTCAGCCGGGCCGGTGCCGCGCGGGTGCCTGAGCTCGAGCTCGCGGGCGTGGCCGGCGCCATCATCGAAGCACGGGCCGCGGCCCAGCGGGAGGCCTGA
- a CDS encoding ubiquitin-like protein Pup, which yields MAGQEQQQPQSRDTEVDEEVAAPPAPPEAQASASTQGVDDLLDEIDGVLESNAEEFVRAFVQKGGQ from the coding sequence ATGGCAGGCCAGGAGCAGCAGCAGCCGCAGTCCCGCGACACCGAAGTCGACGAGGAAGTTGCCGCCCCGCCGGCGCCGCCCGAAGCCCAGGCTTCCGCCTCCACCCAGGGGGTGGACGATCTGCTCGACGAGATCGACGGTGTCCTGGAATCCAACGCCGAGGAGTTCGTCCGCGCCTTCGTGCAAAAGGGCGGCCAGTAG
- the dop gene encoding depupylase/deamidase Dop — protein sequence MRVMGSETEYGIHAPSAPGANATMMSARVIQAYAQVTRQRAAGGAETRWDYTDEEPLHDARGWTLERASADPEQLTDRPPVLDAEAVALAYGRAELDHDGEDESGSLLMNMVLGNGARLYVDHAHPEYSSPEVTSPRDAVIWDAAGDLVALAAVRRLAADPDLPPINLYKNNTDNKSVSYGSHENYLMPRSVPFGEIARGLTPFFITRQIMCGAGRVGLGQDSSRPGYQISQRADFFETEVGLETTIRRPIINTRDEPHATADKYRRLHVIIGDANLSQVANFLKFGSTAMVLSLIEAGLTPKVEVHEPVAALQTVSHDTSLTATLRLVDGRRVTALDLQWMYFEAAAKLAQDTGVADAVDGDGHTHAVLERWSATLTELGGDRAAAASTVEWLAKLTLLEGYRQRDGLDWSDARLGLVDLQWADIRPEKGLYHRLLARGRMQRIADDGAIARAVLEPPSDTRAFFRGRCVSRFGKDLVGASWDSVIFDLPGRGKLQRVPTREPLRGTEALTGGLFARHREAGPFLAELLGLSPGS from the coding sequence ATGCGGGTGATGGGCTCCGAGACCGAGTACGGCATCCACGCGCCCTCCGCACCGGGCGCCAACGCCACCATGATGTCCGCCCGCGTCATCCAGGCCTACGCCCAGGTAACCCGGCAGCGGGCCGCCGGAGGTGCTGAGACACGCTGGGACTACACCGACGAAGAGCCGCTGCACGATGCCCGCGGCTGGACGCTGGAACGGGCTTCGGCCGATCCAGAGCAGCTCACCGACCGTCCCCCGGTGCTCGACGCCGAGGCCGTCGCCCTGGCCTACGGCCGCGCTGAACTGGACCACGACGGCGAGGATGAGTCCGGCTCGCTGCTGATGAACATGGTGCTGGGCAACGGCGCACGGCTCTACGTCGACCACGCCCACCCGGAGTACTCCAGCCCGGAAGTCACCAGCCCGCGCGACGCCGTCATCTGGGATGCTGCCGGAGACCTGGTGGCCCTTGCCGCGGTCCGGCGGCTGGCCGCGGATCCGGACCTCCCGCCGATCAACCTCTACAAAAACAACACGGACAACAAATCCGTGTCCTACGGCTCGCACGAAAACTACCTGATGCCCCGTTCGGTGCCGTTCGGCGAGATCGCCCGCGGCCTGACACCGTTCTTCATCACCCGCCAGATCATGTGCGGCGCCGGCCGCGTCGGCCTGGGCCAGGACAGCTCCCGGCCCGGTTACCAGATCAGCCAGCGGGCCGACTTCTTTGAAACCGAAGTCGGCCTCGAAACCACCATCCGGCGCCCCATCATCAACACCCGGGACGAGCCGCACGCCACCGCGGACAAGTACCGCCGGCTGCACGTCATCATCGGCGATGCGAACCTGAGCCAGGTAGCCAACTTCCTCAAGTTTGGCAGCACGGCGATGGTTCTCAGCCTGATCGAGGCGGGCCTTACTCCGAAAGTGGAAGTCCACGAGCCGGTGGCGGCCCTCCAGACGGTCAGCCACGACACCTCCCTGACAGCCACCCTGCGCCTGGTCGACGGCCGGCGCGTCACCGCGCTGGACCTGCAGTGGATGTACTTCGAAGCGGCCGCCAAGCTCGCGCAGGACACCGGGGTCGCCGACGCCGTCGACGGCGACGGGCACACGCACGCCGTGCTGGAACGCTGGTCCGCGACTTTGACCGAACTGGGCGGCGACCGCGCGGCGGCCGCCTCAACTGTTGAATGGCTCGCAAAACTCACCCTGCTGGAGGGTTACCGGCAGCGGGACGGACTGGACTGGTCGGACGCCCGGCTGGGACTGGTAGACCTGCAATGGGCGGACATCCGCCCCGAGAAGGGCCTCTACCACCGGCTGCTGGCCCGCGGCCGGATGCAGCGCATCGCCGACGACGGGGCCATCGCCCGCGCGGTCCTGGAACCGCCGTCGGACACCAGGGCCTTCTTCCGCGGCCGCTGCGTCAGCCGCTTCGGCAAGGACCTGGTGGGCGCAAGCTGGGACTCCGTGATCTTCGATTTGCCCGGCCGCGGCAAGCTTCAGCGGGTACCTACACGCGAACCGCTGCGCGGCACCGAGGCTCTCACCGGCGGCTTGTTCGCCCGGCACCGGGAGGCCGGACCGTTCCTGGCTGAGCTGTTGGGCCTAAGCCCCGGTTCGTAG
- the arc gene encoding proteasome ATPase gives METPNNDHGRTGADNDAPVAAAGVPERTADAERYAANELSVAERQVNILRDKLRHIDRQLAAATQNNAKLVGMLETAKAEILRLKNALDQEGQPPYSFGTVLQLNPKRHSAPGSGQAVTEESVDIFNAGRKMRVGISPLVNINQLAAGQEVLLNEALMVVAGLGYERAGDLVTLKELLGSDRALVVGRADEERVIRLSGALLAQKLRVGDALSVDTRTGYALEKIPRSEVENLVLEEVPDITYQDIGGLGPQIEQIRDAVELPFLHPDLYREHGLKAPKGILLYGPPGCGKTLIAKAVANSLAARAAERAGKTDMKSYFLNIKGPELLDKYVGETERHIRLIFARAREKASEGSPVVVFFDEMDSLFRTRGTGISSDVETTIVPQLLSEIDGVERLDNVIVIGASNREDMIDPAILRPGRLDVKVKIQRPDAEAAADIFNKYITRDLPFHESDLAEHNGDIQATVDAMVQRTVEAMYSTEKSNEYLEVTYANGDTEMLYFKDFNSGAVVQNVVDRAKKSAIKDLLTTGQKGLRIDHLLHAVVDEFREHEDMPNTTNPDDWARISGKKGERITYIRTIVQGKAGQEPGKSIETMPSTGQYL, from the coding sequence ATGGAGACTCCGAACAACGACCACGGCCGCACGGGCGCGGACAACGATGCTCCGGTAGCCGCTGCCGGTGTGCCCGAGCGCACGGCCGACGCCGAGCGTTACGCGGCCAACGAACTTTCCGTCGCGGAACGGCAGGTCAATATTCTGCGCGACAAACTCCGCCACATCGACCGCCAGCTCGCGGCGGCCACGCAGAACAACGCCAAGCTCGTCGGGATGCTCGAGACGGCCAAAGCGGAGATCCTGCGGCTGAAAAACGCCCTGGACCAGGAGGGGCAGCCGCCGTACAGCTTCGGCACCGTTTTGCAGCTGAACCCCAAGCGGCACTCAGCCCCCGGCAGCGGCCAGGCCGTCACCGAAGAGTCCGTGGACATCTTCAATGCCGGCCGCAAGATGAGGGTGGGCATCAGCCCGCTCGTGAACATCAACCAGCTCGCCGCCGGGCAGGAAGTCCTGCTCAATGAGGCCCTGATGGTGGTTGCCGGGCTCGGCTATGAACGCGCCGGGGACCTTGTCACGTTGAAGGAGCTGCTGGGTTCGGACCGCGCCCTCGTGGTGGGCCGGGCCGATGAAGAACGGGTCATCCGGCTCTCCGGGGCTCTGCTCGCGCAAAAGCTTCGCGTGGGCGACGCGCTCTCGGTCGACACCCGCACCGGCTACGCCTTGGAGAAGATTCCCCGTTCCGAGGTCGAGAACCTCGTCCTCGAGGAAGTCCCGGACATCACCTACCAGGACATCGGCGGCCTGGGACCGCAGATCGAGCAGATCCGCGACGCCGTAGAACTGCCGTTCCTGCACCCGGACCTGTACCGGGAGCACGGGCTCAAGGCCCCCAAGGGCATCCTGCTGTACGGCCCGCCGGGCTGCGGCAAGACCCTGATCGCCAAGGCGGTGGCCAATTCTTTGGCGGCCCGCGCCGCCGAACGGGCCGGCAAGACCGACATGAAGAGCTACTTCCTGAACATCAAGGGACCGGAACTGCTGGACAAGTACGTCGGCGAAACCGAACGGCACATCCGGCTGATCTTCGCCCGCGCCAGGGAGAAGGCCTCCGAGGGCAGCCCCGTGGTGGTGTTCTTCGACGAGATGGACTCACTGTTCCGCACCCGCGGCACCGGCATCTCGTCGGACGTCGAAACGACCATCGTGCCGCAGCTGCTCAGTGAGATCGACGGCGTCGAGCGGCTGGACAACGTCATCGTGATCGGCGCGTCCAACCGCGAAGACATGATCGATCCGGCCATCCTGCGGCCCGGGCGGCTGGACGTGAAGGTCAAGATCCAGCGTCCCGACGCCGAAGCCGCGGCCGACATCTTCAACAAGTACATCACCAGGGACCTGCCCTTCCACGAGTCGGACCTCGCCGAGCACAACGGCGACATCCAGGCCACCGTGGATGCCATGGTGCAGCGGACGGTGGAGGCCATGTACTCCACCGAGAAGTCCAACGAGTACCTCGAGGTGACGTACGCCAACGGCGACACCGAAATGCTGTACTTCAAGGACTTCAACTCCGGTGCCGTAGTGCAGAACGTCGTGGACCGCGCCAAGAAATCCGCCATCAAGGACCTGCTGACCACCGGCCAGAAGGGGCTGCGCATCGACCATCTGCTGCACGCCGTGGTGGACGAGTTCCGTGAGCACGAGGACATGCCGAACACCACGAACCCCGACGACTGGGCACGGATTTCGGGCAAGAAGGGTGAACGCATCACCTACATCCGCACCATCGTTCAAGGTAAGGCCGGCCAGGAGCCCGGGAAGTCCATCGAGACGATGCCCAGCACGGGCCAGTACCTGTGA
- a CDS encoding tRNA (adenine-N1)-methyltransferase, giving the protein MSSDTAANDTAADGTPAGNTTAGNSTAGNSVDSVDSATEHGAPATAAAPAPAVPATAAAPTGANRRRGPFREGERVQLTDERGRMNTISLEAGGAFHTHRGFLNHDEIIGKPDGSVVVNNVGQQYQTLRPLLSDFVLSMPRGAAVVYPKDAAQIVTMADIFPGARVVEAGVGSGALSISLLRAVGDNGYLHSFERRAEFADIARGNVETIFGGPHPAWQITLGDFQEQVLQTEEPGSVDRVVLDMLAPWECLDAVATVLAPGGVWINYVATVTQLSRTAEAIRADGRFTEPDGWESMVRGWHLEGLAVRPDHRMVAHTGFLLVTRRLADGVTGISVKRRPSKTEFDAEDVNAWTPGAVGERAVSDKKLRRAARDALAGTNVVDAPDVTN; this is encoded by the coding sequence ATGAGCAGCGACACTGCCGCGAACGACACTGCCGCCGACGGCACGCCAGCGGGAAACACCACCGCCGGGAACAGCACGGCAGGGAACAGCGTGGACAGCGTGGACAGCGCCACCGAACATGGCGCCCCAGCCACGGCTGCCGCCCCAGCGCCTGCCGTCCCGGCAACAGCGGCCGCACCGACCGGCGCCAACCGGCGACGCGGACCGTTCCGGGAGGGTGAGCGGGTGCAGCTCACCGATGAGCGCGGCCGGATGAACACCATCAGCCTTGAGGCAGGCGGGGCCTTCCACACCCACCGCGGTTTCCTCAACCACGACGAGATCATCGGGAAACCGGACGGCTCGGTGGTGGTCAACAATGTCGGCCAGCAGTACCAGACGCTGCGGCCGCTGCTCTCCGACTTCGTGCTCTCCATGCCGCGCGGCGCGGCCGTGGTCTACCCCAAGGACGCCGCGCAGATCGTCACGATGGCGGACATCTTCCCGGGCGCCCGGGTCGTCGAAGCCGGCGTCGGTTCCGGCGCGCTGTCCATCTCGTTGCTGCGTGCCGTGGGGGACAACGGCTACCTGCACTCTTTCGAGCGGCGGGCCGAGTTTGCCGACATTGCCCGCGGCAACGTCGAGACAATTTTCGGCGGCCCGCACCCGGCCTGGCAGATCACGCTCGGCGACTTCCAGGAGCAGGTCCTGCAGACTGAAGAACCTGGCTCGGTGGACCGCGTGGTGCTGGACATGCTCGCCCCCTGGGAGTGCCTCGACGCCGTGGCCACCGTGCTGGCGCCCGGCGGCGTCTGGATCAACTACGTCGCGACCGTGACGCAGCTGTCGCGCACCGCCGAGGCCATCCGCGCCGACGGCCGTTTCACGGAGCCGGACGGCTGGGAATCCATGGTCCGCGGCTGGCACCTTGAAGGCCTGGCTGTCCGCCCGGACCACCGGATGGTGGCGCACACCGGCTTCCTGCTGGTCACCCGGAGGCTCGCCGACGGCGTCACCGGCATCTCCGTTAAGCGCCGGCCCTCCAAGACCGAGTTCGACGCCGAGGATGTCAATGCCTGGACGCCCGGCGCGGTGGGAGAACGGGCGGTGTCCGATAAGAAGCTTCGGCGGGCGGCCCGCGACGCGCTTGCCGGGACGAACGTCGTCGACGCTCCGGACGTCACGAACTAG
- a CDS encoding site-2 protease family protein — MTEPSGSAAGRQRTNKPAEDKPFSLRGGIPLGRIAGIPVILAYSWFVIAAFTVVAYGPVLTHNYPGTGATAYLAAFAYAVLLLLSVLVHELAHALTARLYRWPTSKIVLNLWGGHTQFENFTASPGKSVLVAMAGPAANLVLAGAGWLVVAPGPLPGLADPLANIFVWANLLIGVFNVLPGLPLDGGRLVESAVWKATGSHERGTIAAGWAGRIIVIALAVWFVVLPLLSGNRPDTSLMLITVLVGSFLWLGATASIQQARYRSRLHLVDAAALAEPAVGLPNTASVADVLRHSPAGVPAVLLCSEDGRPVAVVDASSAAEVRPELAPGTPATAVAYPLAAGAYVKDSDRGAELLAYLAQLEGSDYAVVNDAGAITGLLRQLTVLNTITGKRQLRRAGARPER; from the coding sequence ATGACTGAACCCTCGGGCAGCGCAGCGGGAAGACAGCGGACCAACAAGCCTGCCGAGGACAAGCCGTTCTCGCTGCGGGGCGGCATCCCGCTCGGCCGGATCGCTGGCATCCCCGTCATCCTGGCCTACTCGTGGTTCGTCATCGCCGCATTCACCGTGGTCGCCTACGGTCCGGTCCTCACCCATAACTACCCTGGGACAGGGGCCACCGCCTACCTCGCTGCGTTCGCGTACGCCGTGCTGCTGTTGCTCTCCGTGCTGGTCCACGAACTGGCTCACGCCCTGACCGCCCGGCTGTACCGCTGGCCCACCAGCAAGATTGTCCTGAACCTCTGGGGCGGCCACACGCAGTTCGAGAACTTCACCGCCTCGCCTGGGAAGTCCGTGCTGGTGGCCATGGCCGGCCCGGCCGCGAACTTGGTCCTGGCCGGGGCGGGCTGGCTCGTAGTCGCGCCCGGCCCGCTTCCCGGCCTTGCGGACCCCTTGGCGAACATCTTTGTCTGGGCCAACCTCCTGATCGGCGTCTTCAACGTCCTGCCCGGGCTGCCGCTCGACGGCGGACGGTTGGTGGAGTCCGCGGTCTGGAAGGCCACCGGCAGCCACGAGCGGGGCACCATCGCGGCCGGCTGGGCCGGCAGGATCATCGTCATCGCCCTCGCCGTCTGGTTCGTGGTGCTGCCCCTGTTGAGCGGCAACCGGCCGGACACCTCGCTGATGCTGATCACGGTCCTGGTGGGAAGCTTCCTCTGGCTGGGCGCCACAGCCTCCATCCAGCAGGCCCGGTACCGGAGCCGGCTGCACCTGGTCGACGCGGCCGCACTGGCCGAGCCCGCCGTCGGCCTTCCCAATACCGCCAGCGTCGCGGACGTGCTGCGGCACTCCCCGGCCGGCGTGCCCGCGGTCCTGCTCTGCAGCGAGGACGGGCGGCCGGTGGCGGTCGTCGACGCATCATCCGCCGCGGAAGTTCGTCCCGAGCTGGCCCCCGGAACCCCGGCAACGGCGGTGGCCTACCCGCTCGCAGCCGGCGCCTACGTCAAGGACTCCGACCGTGGCGCCGAACTGCTCGCGTACCTCGCCCAGCTCGAAGGATCCGACTACGCGGTGGTCAACGACGCCGGAGCCATCACCGGCCTGCTGCGCCAGCTCACCGTCCTGAACACCATCACCGGCAAGCGCCAACTCCGCCGCGCCGGCGCCCGGCCGGAGCGCTAG
- a CDS encoding HAD family phosphatase, translating to MRSPASQPLLKAALWDMDGTIVDTEQYWIAAEHALVAAHGGEWSHEKAMQLVGQSLVFSAGILQEAGVGLEVREIIDTLTGHVVSLVRESVPWRPGARELLEELHTAGIRCALVTMSEAPLAREIVASLPKPYFEFLVTGDTVLEGKPHPEAYLTAVELLQQSDPELEHRHCVALEDSAPGVAAAVASGVATVAIPHIVPLPHDPRRATWETLAGRTVADLEELLTLRHEPAPAPPPPFSGGGRND from the coding sequence ATGCGATCGCCAGCTTCCCAGCCCCTGCTCAAAGCCGCGCTGTGGGACATGGACGGCACGATCGTGGACACCGAACAGTATTGGATTGCAGCCGAACACGCCCTCGTGGCAGCCCACGGCGGCGAGTGGTCGCACGAGAAGGCGATGCAGCTGGTGGGCCAGTCCCTGGTGTTCTCAGCCGGCATCCTGCAGGAGGCCGGTGTCGGGCTGGAAGTCCGGGAGATCATCGACACCCTTACCGGGCATGTCGTCAGCCTGGTCCGGGAATCCGTGCCGTGGCGGCCCGGAGCCCGCGAACTGCTGGAAGAGCTGCACACCGCAGGGATCCGTTGCGCCCTCGTGACGATGTCAGAGGCCCCGCTGGCCCGCGAAATCGTCGCCAGCCTGCCCAAGCCTTATTTCGAATTCCTGGTCACCGGGGACACCGTCCTGGAAGGCAAGCCGCACCCCGAGGCCTACCTGACGGCCGTGGAGCTCCTGCAGCAGAGCGACCCGGAATTGGAGCACCGGCACTGCGTCGCGCTCGAAGACTCAGCTCCAGGGGTTGCGGCGGCGGTCGCGTCCGGCGTGGCCACGGTGGCCATTCCGCACATTGTTCCGCTGCCGCACGACCCGCGCCGCGCCACCTGGGAGACCTTGGCCGGGCGAACTGTTGCGGACCTCGAAGAGCTCCTGACGCTCCGCCACGAACCCGCCCCGGCGCCGCCCCCGCCCTTTAGTGGCGGTGGCCGCAATGACTGA
- a CDS encoding PAC2 family protein, giving the protein MNSFEPESTETGAVPEPERLLQPVPEGQRITVMLAAFEGWNDAGEAASDALRYLNKLWGGKKVGSIDADEYYDFQFTRPMIRRTAAGERKIKWPSTRIFKASVPGSNVDVIFVQGTEPSYKWRAYTAELLVHAEALKVDYVILVGALLADVPHSRPIPVSASTDDAALRERMDLETSQYEGPVGIVGVLGEVALLAGLPTISLWAAVPHYVAQAPSPKAQLALLHRIEELLQVPLDTQELVEDADAWERGVDELATEDPEIAAYVRQLEEAKDTVDLPEASGESIAREFERYLKRRGKDKP; this is encoded by the coding sequence ATGAATAGCTTCGAGCCAGAGTCCACGGAAACGGGCGCCGTGCCCGAGCCCGAGCGGCTGTTGCAGCCCGTGCCCGAGGGCCAGCGCATTACGGTAATGCTTGCGGCGTTCGAAGGCTGGAACGACGCCGGTGAAGCCGCGAGCGATGCCCTGCGCTACCTCAACAAGCTGTGGGGCGGGAAAAAGGTCGGTTCGATCGACGCCGACGAGTACTACGACTTCCAGTTCACCCGGCCCATGATCCGCCGCACGGCCGCGGGCGAGCGGAAGATCAAGTGGCCGTCGACCCGGATCTTCAAGGCCAGCGTCCCGGGCTCGAATGTGGATGTGATCTTCGTCCAGGGCACGGAGCCGTCCTACAAGTGGCGCGCCTACACAGCCGAACTGCTGGTCCACGCCGAAGCGCTGAAGGTCGATTACGTCATCCTGGTCGGCGCCCTGCTGGCCGATGTGCCCCACAGCCGGCCGATCCCGGTCAGCGCCTCGACGGACGACGCGGCCCTGCGCGAGCGGATGGATCTGGAAACTTCGCAGTACGAGGGGCCGGTCGGTATTGTCGGTGTGCTGGGGGAAGTGGCCCTGCTAGCCGGGTTGCCCACCATTTCGCTGTGGGCGGCGGTACCGCATTACGTGGCCCAGGCGCCGTCGCCGAAAGCCCAGCTGGCCCTGCTCCACCGGATCGAGGAACTGCTGCAGGTGCCACTGGACACCCAGGAACTGGTCGAGGACGCCGACGCCTGGGAACGGGGCGTTGACGAACTTGCTACCGAAGATCCCGAGATCGCCGCCTACGTGCGCCAACTCGAGGAAGCAAAGGACACCGTTGACCTGCCCGAGGCCAGCGGCGAATCAATTGCGCGCGAATTCGAGCGCTACCTCAAGCGCCGGGGCAAGGACAAGCCCTAA
- the mshC gene encoding cysteine--1-D-myo-inosityl 2-amino-2-deoxy-alpha-D-glucopyranoside ligase: MKSWTSRPVPQLPGRMPALRLFDTAQGGLATLEATGEQSMYVCGITPYDATHMGHAASYVAFDLLNRAWRDGRQQVAYVQNVTDVDDPLLERAAATGVDWRDLAASQIELFQTDMEALNVLAPDNYVGAVEAIPRIVPAIESLVRSGLAYRVSGTAGESDGDVYYDVEAAGKHSAEARDAWTLGSVSHLSDAEMLELFAERGGDPGRSGKRQALDPLLWRVAREGEPSWPGGELGDGRPGWHIECTVIAQQYLPAPFTVQGGGSDLVFPHHEMGAGHAYSLTGVPLAKHFAHAGMVGLDGEKMSKSKGNLVLVSKLRAAGEEPAAIRLAILAHHYRSDWSWTEDGFTAAKDRLRSWRSALDRARSGSGAALVEELRAALSDDLDAPRALAAVDAWAAAALASGPSAASAADAALVGDAVNALLGVEL, encoded by the coding sequence GTGAAATCCTGGACCTCCCGCCCTGTTCCCCAGCTGCCGGGCCGCATGCCCGCGCTGCGACTTTTCGACACCGCCCAGGGCGGCCTCGCCACCCTTGAAGCGACGGGGGAGCAGTCCATGTACGTCTGTGGCATCACCCCGTACGACGCAACCCACATGGGACATGCGGCCAGTTACGTCGCCTTCGACCTCCTCAACCGGGCCTGGCGGGACGGCCGGCAGCAGGTTGCCTACGTCCAGAACGTCACCGATGTCGACGATCCGCTGCTGGAGCGCGCAGCAGCCACCGGCGTGGACTGGCGTGACCTCGCCGCGAGCCAGATCGAGCTGTTCCAGACCGACATGGAAGCCCTGAACGTCCTGGCCCCCGACAACTACGTCGGCGCCGTCGAGGCCATCCCGCGCATTGTCCCCGCGATCGAATCTCTCGTGCGCAGCGGCCTCGCGTACCGGGTCTCCGGTACCGCTGGAGAGTCCGACGGCGACGTCTACTACGACGTCGAAGCGGCCGGCAAGCACTCAGCGGAGGCCCGGGACGCCTGGACCTTGGGGTCAGTCTCGCACCTGTCCGACGCCGAAATGCTCGAACTGTTCGCAGAGCGCGGCGGAGATCCCGGCCGCAGCGGCAAACGGCAGGCGCTGGACCCGCTGCTCTGGCGCGTGGCCCGCGAAGGTGAGCCGAGCTGGCCCGGCGGCGAACTGGGCGACGGCCGCCCGGGTTGGCACATCGAGTGCACCGTCATCGCCCAGCAGTACCTGCCTGCGCCCTTCACGGTCCAAGGCGGCGGATCCGACCTCGTCTTCCCGCACCACGAAATGGGAGCGGGCCACGCCTACTCCCTGACCGGCGTCCCGCTGGCCAAGCACTTCGCGCACGCCGGCATGGTGGGTCTCGACGGCGAAAAGATGAGCAAGTCCAAGGGCAACCTGGTCCTGGTGTCCAAGCTGCGCGCTGCCGGCGAAGAACCCGCCGCGATCCGGCTGGCGATTCTGGCGCACCACTACCGGAGCGACTGGTCCTGGACCGAGGACGGATTCACTGCGGCAAAGGACCGGCTCCGCAGCTGGCGCTCAGCCCTGGACCGGGCCCGGTCGGGCTCGGGCGCAGCGCTCGTCGAGGAGCTCCGGGCAGCCCTCTCCGACGATCTGGACGCCCCGCGCGCCCTCGCGGCCGTGGACGCCTGGGCTGCCGCCGCGCTTGCATCCGGGCCCTCCGCCGCTTCCGCCGCTGACGCCGCCCTTGTGGGCGACGCCGTCAACGCGCTGCTCGGCGTCGAACTTTAG